GCCGGCGCAATAGCCATGATGGTCGAACGAAATCTCCCGGCCCTACCCCCCGGTATAGCTGTTATCCTTGTGCCCGACAATGTCCGGGAGCTGGGTGAGCTGGCTAAAGCTTGGCGCGAAAAATACACGCAAACCGTCGTGGCCATCACCGGATCGAATGGCAAAACCACCACCAAAAATCTGGTAGTGGATGTACTCGCTAAAAAATTCAGGGTATTGGGCACGGAAAGCAGCTATAACAGCACCATCGGTCTACCCCTGACGCTTCTGCGTCTGGGCCGGGAAATCGAGCTCGTGGTCCTGGAGCTGGGTTCAAACCATCCCGGTGAGATTGCTTACCTGGCCCGCCTCGCCCAGCCAGATGTCGGCCTGATTACGAATGTTAGCGAAACGCACGTGGCCCACCTGCAGGACAAGAAAGGGGTCATCCACGAAAAGGAAGCCCTGTTCAAGGCCCTGCCGCCGGATGGCACCGCCGTAGTTAACCTGGACGACGCCGCTGTGGCCCTTATGGAAACCCCTGCCCGGCGTTACACCTATGGCTTCGACCAACCTGCCGATGTAGTTGGACGATATGACGACAAGGAAACCGGCGGAAAGCTGATCGTCGGCACTGACCTGCACATAAGGCTCCCCCAGGCCGGGACGCACCTGGC
This window of the Candidatus Neomarinimicrobiota bacterium genome carries:
- the murF gene encoding UDP-N-acetylmuramoyl-tripeptide--D-alanyl-D-alanine ligase, whose protein sequence is MRIELAEPAGLTRLLRERYGRAELPEIKGISIDSRIARAGDMFVPIVGNRFDGHDFALEAVQAGAIAMMVERNLPALPPGIAVILVPDNVRELGELAKAWREKYTQTVVAITGSNGKTTTKNLVVDVLAKKFRVLGTESSYNSTIGLPLTLLRLGREIELVVLELGSNHPGEIAYLARLAQPDVGLITNVSETHVAHLQDKKGVIHEKEALFKALPPDGTAVVNLDDAAVALMETPARRYTYGFDQPADVVGRYDDKETGGKLIVGTDLHIRLPQAGTHLAQNALAATAVGTLFGLPGESIKDAIEGFRLPPGRGETFRFNGVTVIDDSYNANLVSTLAGLETLLGTTSKGRRIAVIGDMLELGRFSEEHHRRVGEFAAARG